TACTTCTCTAAATATTCTGGAAGCTTGATGTCGTTAAAGGAGGGAAGTGAAGGACATGAGTCACTGACCACAGCCTCTGTAGACTGGCCATCAGCTGTGCCACTTGAGACAAGGCTTTGCTGACCACGTTTATCTTTCAGGGGAGCTGTGGCTGCTGGATTTGACATGAGAGGTTGAGGTACTGATGAAGGGCTAAATTGGGGTAACGATGAGGGGCTAGTTTCTGGCAATGGTGAGGGACTAGGTTGGGTTGCTGATGGCGGGATAGGTTGGGATAATGATGTGGGTCTAAACTGGGTTAAAGATGGGGGGCCAGTCTCTGGCAGTGATGGGGGGCTAGGTTGGGTTACTGATGGCATAAGTTTGGGCATTGATGTGGGAATAGAATGATTTAAAGTTGGGGAGCTAGTTTCTGGCAATGATGGGGGGCTAGGTTTGGTTATTGATGGTGGGATAGGTTTGGGCATTGATCTGGGAAGAGACTGAGTTAGAGATGGGGGGCTAGTTTCTGGCAATGAAGGGGGATTAGGTTGGGTTACTGATGGTGAGATAGGTTTGGGCGCTGATGTGGGAATAGCCTGAGTTAGAGATGGGGGTCTAGTTTCTGGCAATGAAGGGGGGCTAGGTTGGGTTGCTAATGGTGAGATAGGTTTGGGCGCTGATGTAGGAATAGACTGAGTTAGAGATGGGGAGCTAGTTTCTGGCAATGAAGGGGAGCTAGGTTGGGTTAATGATGGTGGGATAAGTTTGGGCACTGATGTGGGACCAGACGATGGGGGGATAGTTTGGGGTGATAGTGAAAGGCTAGGTTCCATTAATGACTGAGAGCTCGGCTGGGTCAGTGGTAGAGGGCCAGATTTTGGGGGTTCTCTAGGTGACATATCATCGGCGCTTGAGCTTTCAGTCTCTTCTTGGAATCCATTTCTCTTGTCTCTTATGCTTGAGGAATAGAGACTGCTGAGGACCCTGCTCCTTTCTAAGCGAGACTTCAGTTTAGGCTGGTCATCTTTCTCTTCAGGCTCTACACCCTTCACAGGACTCTTGTCTCTGAGATGAGAGCAGGAGTCCAGACTGTTGAGTAACATAGACCTGTCTGCCAAGCTAGCCCGGGCAGGCTTTATTGCAGGTTTATTCTCTTTGCTTTGGAGTTTTGCTAATAGTCCCGTTGTTGTTTCAAAGGAGAACTTAATTTGCCTCAAGCCAAATGTAAACTCTTCAGGGTCAAAAGTCTTCTCATAGTGGTCCTCCTTGATGGCAGGCATGGCAAAAGGTGGCTGGGGTTGCCGCAGGGGGTTGTGTTTGCGAGGTGGGAGAGAAAAAGGGGCGCAAAGATTCTTTATTCTCTCAATGAAGTCCTCATCATCTAGCTCACTAGATGCATCCAgaagattgctctcactgccagaaGAACTGAGTCTAGGCTCTGAtacttttagtttttgttttggaATATCCACATCGAGCCAACTAGAGGGGGCATCCTGAGTCACTGAATCTCTGTTTCGTCCCCATGGTAAACGGCGCTTTTTTATGAATGACTTTTGGTTGGAGTCAAGGCTCTCGTTACTTATCTCAGTGGAAGCAGGTGTTTTTAGAGCTTGGCTTAAGTTGCTATTGAGCAGTTCCGTACCGACTGTGTGTACCTGTGGAACCTTGTCCACATCGCCAACAGCAATACATGACTTTTGAGTCACCTCTGTACCTAATGTTTTGTTAGATATCTCCTCTTTCCTATAGCTCCGGGTGCTCGTAGAAGGGATCTGCCTTGTTTTTTCCGTTGCTTCGGGTGAGATCAAAGGCCATCGGTGACCTTTTTCAAAGGCCATCGGTGACCTTTCGTTGGAGTGTTGGATCGTGTTACTGTCATGACTGGGAGCTTTCAGAGTTTCAGTTGGCTCACTATTTACAATGGACGTTGTAAAAAGTTTCGGGAGCTCGGAGGTAGCGGCAACCAACGGGAGTTCATTCACCTGTGTATTTATGATTTTGTCAGACGTCTCTATCGCACAGCTATTTCTGCCAGCAGAGTTGATTTTCTCTGTAAAGTTTTCCGAAGGGATATTTATATCCCCTGCATTTCTTGATATCTCACACTGTGGGTGGTTCTCAGCCCATTTCTTTATATCTCCTAACCCTTTGTCTCCTAAAGCCACCGATTCAACAACTGAACTTGTACTCCTTGCATCCTGCTTTGCTCCTTCATGGCTCACTGATTTGGACATCAAAGTAGGAAAAGGCTTTTCGTCGGACACAATAGATGATTCTTTTGCCACTTGTGCCATTATCTGCAGTGGAGTGTCATTGCCACCTTTTACATTAACTTTCTCGGCTGCTTTCGTTGTTTTGGTAATAGGTTTGGAGCTGGGAAACTCTGCATCATTAGCTCCATGTGTGTGTGAGTCACCAGCAAATTTCTCTGTTTTTTCCACAGATACAGAATTAGCTCCTGGCTCATCTCCAGTCCTTGCTGGCTGTGTTTCACTTCTAGGCTGTGCTGACAATTTGGGCACATCTGTAAATACCACTCCAGCAAAAGGTTCCCTACCACTTTCATCATTGATGGTCCCCCTAAGAGCCTTATTAGACTTCGTGATGGCACCCATTTCTGGATGAGTGATCGCCGTCTGATTTAGAGGTTCTATATGAACTATCAAGTCGGATGGCCCAAATGCACCGGATTCCAACTCTTGCTTTGCTGAGACTTCAACTGGCTTAGTTTCCACTTTTCCCTCAGTGTGCTTTTTCTCATATTTCGTAGCAACACTACCATTTGTCATTGAGACCCTCTGCCCGCTCTCTAAAGCAGTGTCTTTGGCATTATTTTGACTGGAAACTAACAAGTCTTGTGGTTCACTTTGTAGCTTTTGTGCTTTTGTCAAATCTTTAATCTCCGGGTGATTTAAGTTCAGGTCTATATTTTGGGGCTGTTTTGCTTCTCCTTTAGGCTGTGACTCAGACTGTACTGGTAACTGGGATTCAGGATGTCCAACCTGCTTTTCTCGCACCAATGAAAGGGTCTTCTCAATAATTTGTTGAGGTAATTGGTCCTCTGGGAACTTTTCCATCACCCCCCCTGCTCCTTCATCCTTTTGGACTAAAATAATAGGATCTTTGTCAAGAGGCTTTGTTGTTCTGCTGCTACAAACAGTGGTGTCAGATTCATTTTTACTGACTGACAGCTCAGGCATTCCCACATGTCCCGGTTTTTCAGTACTGTCCCTTTGCAAAATCAAATCTACCGGCGTGTTCTgactctgtgatgtttttttaagTGCCCGCTGGTTTCTATCAGTTAGCGAGTCTTTATCCGAGGCACTTCCTCTGGGTTTATGAGATTGTAAGGAGACAGTCTCAGCAGGTTGTTTGGCGGCAGATGCGCCCTCTCTTCTATTATCTACCACTTCCTGTTGACCGAGAATAACCTCCTGCTGATTTGTAATTTGTTCTAGTTTGCTTTCACTGCTTGGGCTGATTGGACTTGCTGGCTCTTTACTTTTCCTCCTCTTAGAACGAGTGCCTGGTCTCCCAGGGCCTTTGGGCTGCTGATTAATGTTACTGGTCAGTTCTGCAGAAATACCCAACTTAACACTATTAATTTCTTGCTCTATTGTTTTTACCACCTCCAAGCCATGGTTTGTTTTGGGTTTAGTTGACTCTTCTTTAGGGAAATGTGGCTTTACCCCAACAGCAGTGGTATCTCGATCATCTGGTTTGACTCTGGTCTCTGATAATGTCGGCACCTGTATACGGGCTTTGCTATCCAGTTCATCCTGAATGTCCAGTTTGGTTGACACTGATGTTGTCCCTAGCGCAGAGCGGGTGTTTTTTTTAGACATTCCTGTCATGGCTGGCTTCTGAGGCGGTGCTTTTCTCACCACGGTTCCAGAAGCTTCTGTAAAATTCCTTGCACACTCCATAACCGTCGGCATTTTCTCCCTAGCAGGTGACGCAGAAGTGGACCTGTCATGGTCGTGACATTCGGCTGATTTTGACTTTTGATATGAGGACGCAacgtctgatttcagcttctctgTATCTTTCCTGACTGGAGAGACATCGGCACTCCTTGGGGTTTGCAAGGTCTGCTTTCCTCCCGCCGCGGTCTGAGGCTCAAAGAAGTGGATTCTATCCGCAATCCGGCCAATGATTGACTTAGGCTCCTCAGCGATTTTCTTCAAACCTAGTAACCTGTGTGAAGAGGTAAAGCTCTCAAACAAAATTCGAACTTGTAAAATGCAAAACATTTTCAAGTACATTTGGTCCAACATGTTATATACTATTATTAAATCCAGTTTGGACTTTGTGTTTAGACTTTGAGTCACAGGATTGTTTCACCATGAATACACCTGTGATAAAAACCACCCGTAGCAACTAAGGTACTGTGTTAAAGTTAAACATTCACTCATTCTGAGCACTATCTCAAATGGTAGttttggggggggaaaaaaatcccaTTTATTCCTTTGTTGGGTTGGATTTCACAAAATTAAAGAAATCACTTTCAAGGTTAAACCTACCTTGTGTCAGAGTCCGGTTTAGGTTTACCTTCCACTTCATCTTTTGTGTTCTTTAACACCGACCCGAAACCCTTCTTATCTCCTGCCAGATTATGATCTGCACGTAGGGGCACATTCTTTGTAAAAAGCTTCACCTCGCTCCGAGAAACCTTAATACTCCTGCGTTTGGATTCCGGAGTCTCCGTCTTCCTCTCCACCCTATAAAGGCTGTCGTTGTCATCCATACTTTCACCTCCATCAACCGCGTGCGTAAGACTGGCGGTAATATTGTCCAAATCTTTAACCCCATCAGGTGAGGTAGAGCTATCCTGCCCTCCTTCAGGCGAGGCCTCAGAGGCGGGATTGTTAGTGGAGGCGGAGCTTATGGATGATTCTCCTGAGCACTCTCCCTGATGAGCAGTTCTTGACTTATCTGATGCAGGTAAGCCCTCAGGTGGGGCTTTTGAAAGCGTGCTATCCTGGGAGCTGCTCTCTCCATCACCCTGACTGTTCTTCCTGGGTCTCCTTCTAGTTGGGTTTTTGCGCCCCATGTCATCCGCCTCAGGTTCTAACAAGTCTTTCGGTGTTGTCGGTGAGCTCTCTGTGTCTACAGCAGGCTCTGCATTTGTGTTGTCATCTTCTGAACCTATTGAGCTCTTCGACTTGGAGCGGACCTGCAGCTCTTTCTTGACTTCGGTCCGGACCACCTGCTGTTGGGCGCCAGCGTCTTGATTGCTGTGGATCACGCTGGTCTCCTCCAGGTACACGTGGAGCCTCCTGCCTGCCAGGGCCTGGTCTGAGTGCAGCGCCACTCCCTGCACGGAGGAGGAAGTGAGATGCGTCAGACAGCTGGCAGTCTCAATGAGGGCAGAATTCCTGCTTCCCGGAGTACCGTTGCtgccctcctccttctcctcgtcCTGCCCTGTTCTCTTCCTCTTGTTCTTCGCAAACTCCTCCTCTTTTGGACCTCCGCACCCTGGCTCACTGCTGCCTACTGTAAGGCCGCCTCTGTGGGCAGACTGCGTGGCGTCCCCCTCTTCACAAATGTCTCTGGAGAGACCAAGTTGGTCCGACCCAGAGCTTTGCGCCTCCTCCCTTGCTTGTGCTCTCACAGACTCCTCGCTCTGCTTTTCTCCCGCTGACCCAAGAGACTGATCACAACTCGGGGAGGCATTTTCAGGCGTTTTGGGAGCAACTTTTGTCCTCCACGGAGAGAACCAGCTCCCGATGCGGCCCAGGACCCCGGTGCTCGGCTGCTCCTCAGGGCTGTCAGACTAAAAAGCAAAGCAGAGACACGTCTCAGCCTAAATGGACAGAAGCAGTTCAGAAACATGCACGAACATGTGCAAACTGAAAAGTAGTGTCATCAGGCAGCAGAGTCATTAAAATATGCCATGAACAAAGCGAGGCGGTGCAGGTTTTAGGTGAGGATCAGTGTGTTCTTGGAGCCATGCATCTCTTGGCACAGCAAAGCCATGCAGGAACACTTGGAACCTGTCCGCTTACCGTAGGAAATACCATATCATTCAGACCCTTTACGTAGGTTGTGAACATGATTttggtttttgaacaaaaaacTTCCTACAGAGCATaggacaaaaacaaaatcattGCACCAGGATAAAGAGAGAAAGGGAGCAGAAAGTCATCACAGAAAAGTGACAGATCACCCTCAGCAGCTCCTGATGCCAAGATCCACTCACCCTCAGTGTGAAGAAAACTTTTCACTCCCTCTCAAGCAGCATATAAACGGCTTTTGTTTCAAACTTTGCGCAGAGTTATTGCGCCCGCGCTGTGGCGCACGTGTCCGATTAACGTGCTGCCTTTCTCTTTTCGTCCACTAAAGGATTTGACACAACAGAAGTGCGCAGATCTGCGCGATCGGCGCTTAAGAAGTGCCGCAGTGAAGTTTTGACCCGCTCTCTCTCTTCAGTGAAGTGCACGCAGTGAAGTTGTAAAACGCTGCGTTCAAGTGCCCATGTAAAGTTGAATTTTTGTGGTTCTGGAGCAGGCGCAGCAAATGCAACTAAAATTTGTTTATTTGGCTCTTTCTGCTTCTCCCTGCTATATAGCAAACAAACTAGTTTTTGTGAGTGTAATATGCAGTCACTAAtttaaaggggttatattgtgtaaaatgtttaTAACAGTTAAATATGCTTGGAGTTTTATGGTCAATATGTTCAAAGTGTTATTGGTTCTTTAATGTTTTATGGAGAAACCCCACTGTTCTAAGCAAAATTTAGACATAAAACAGCTGTTTTAGACTTTTGTGACATGTGTCACGGGCATCTATATCCAACAAATCCAGTGTATTCTCTCGGTGATGTaataaaatgacaacaaactAGTTTTTATTTGACTGTAATATGCAGTCACTAAtttaaaggggttatattgtgTCAAATGTTTATAACAGTTAAATATGTTTGGAGTTTTATGGTCAACATGTTCAAAGTGTTTtgattctttaattttttttatggagAAACCTCACTGTTGTAAGCAAACCTTAGACATAAAACAGCTGTTTTagacttttgtgacatatgtcacgggCATCTATATCCAACAAATCCAGTGTATTCTCTCGGTGATGTAATAAATGACAACAAACTGGTTTTTATATGAGTGTAATATGTAGTCACCAATTTAAAGGGGGTATATTGTGtcaaaagtttataacagttaaaTATGCTTGGAGTTTTATGGTCAATATGTTCAATgtgttttttattctttaatttttttatggaaaaaccccactgTTTTAAGTAAAAATTAGGCATAAAACAGCCAGTTTTagacttttgtgacatatgtcacagacgtCTATATCCACCTATCATCCAGCACATTATCtctatgatatgacaaaattactt
The sequence above is drawn from the Thalassophryne amazonica chromosome 21, fThaAma1.1, whole genome shotgun sequence genome and encodes:
- the LOC117503135 gene encoding uncharacterized protein LOC117503135 isoform X2, with the protein product MSDSPEEQPSTGVLGRIGSWFSPWRTKVAPKTPENASPSCDQSLGSAGEKQSEESVRAQAREEAQSSGSDQLGLSRDICEEGDATQSAHRGGLTVGSSEPGCGGPKEEEFAKNKRKRTGQDEEKEEGSNGTPGSRNSALIETASCLTHLTSSSVQGVALHSDQALAGRRLHVYLEETSVIHSNQDAGAQQQVVRTEVKKELQVRSKSKSSIGSEDDNTNAEPAVDTESSPTTPKDLLEPEADDMGRKNPTRRRPRKNSQGDGESSSQDSTLSKAPPEGLPASDKSRTAHQGECSGESSISSASTNNPASEASPEGGQDSSTSPDGVKDLDNITASLTHAVDGGESMDDNDSLYRVERKTETPESKRRSIKVSRSEVKLFTKNVPLRADHNLAGDKKGFGSVLKNTKDEVEGKPKPDSDTRLLGLKKIAEEPKSIIGRIADRIHFFEPQTAAGGKQTLQTPRSADVSPVRKDTEKLKSDVASSYQKSKSAECHDHDRSTSASPAREKMPTVMECARNFTEASGTVVRKAPPQKPAMTGMSKKNTRSALGTTSVSTKLDIQDELDSKARIQVPTLSETRVKPDDRDTTAVGVKPHFPKEESTKPKTNHGLEVVKTIEQEINSVKLGISAELTSNINQQPKGPGRPGTRSKRRKSKEPASPISPSSESKLEQITNQQEVILGQQEVVDNRREGASAAKQPAETVSLQSHKPRGSASDKDSLTDRNQRALKKTSQSQNTPVDLILQRDSTEKPGHVGMPELSVSKNESDTTVCSSRTTKPLDKDPIILVQKDEGAGGVMEKFPEDQLPQQIIEKTLSLVREKQVGHPESQLPVQSESQPKGEAKQPQNIDLNLNHPEIKDLTKAQKLQSEPQDLLVSSQNNAKDTALESGQRVSMTNGSVATKYEKKHTEGKVETKPVEVSAKQELESGAFGPSDLIVHIEPLNQTAITHPEMGAITKSNKALRGTINDESGREPFAGVVFTDVPKLSAQPRSETQPARTGDEPGANSVSVEKTEKFAGDSHTHGANDAEFPSSKPITKTTKAAEKVNVKGGNDTPLQIMAQVAKESSIVSDEKPFPTLMSKSVSHEGAKQDARSTSSVVESVALGDKGLGDIKKWAENHPQCEISRNAGDINIPSENFTEKINSAGRNSCAIETSDKIINTQVNELPLVAATSELPKLFTTSIVNSEPTETLKAPSHDSNTIQHSNERSPMAFEKGHRWPLISPEATEKTRQIPSTSTRSYRKEEISNKTLGTEVTQKSCIAVGDVDKVPQVHTVGTELLNSNLSQALKTPASTEISNESLDSNQKSFIKKRRLPWGRNRDSVTQDAPSSWLDVDIPKQKLKVSEPRLSSSGSESNLLDASSELDDEDFIERIKNLCAPFSLPPRKHNPLRQPQPPFAMPAIKEDHYEKTFDPEEFTFGLRQIKFSFETTTGLLAKLQSKENKPAIKPARASLADRSMLLNSLDSCSHLRDKSPVKGVEPEEKDDQPKLKSRLERSRVLSSLYSSSIRDKRNGFQEETESSSADDMSPREPPKSGPLPLTQPSSQSLMEPSLSLSPQTIPPSSGPTSVPKLIPPSLTQPSSPSLPETSSPSLTQSIPTSAPKPISPLATQPSPPSLPETRPPSLTQAIPTSAPKPISPSVTQPNPPSLPETSPPSLTQSLPRSMPKPIPPSITKPSPPSLPETSSPTLNHSIPTSMPKLMPSVTQPSPPSLPETGPPSLTQFRPTSLSQPIPPSATQPSPSPLPETSPSSLPQFSPSSVPQPLMSNPAATAPLKDKRGQQSLVSSGTADGQSTEAVVSDSCPSLPSFNDIKLPEYLEKYLHQDGAKPEQSEKGQEEAKMEDTGSMTSPVPGSELDLKGKPSLVLPDTLSFPRIPQTTHSAVSELKQQQGLVSQNVRITKGFHRRPGKMVLFEKAQFSGQEYEIYRDVADATSLQLSTLISVKIVRGCWVLYEKPDFQGRSIPLEEGCTELTNVWAESDLETQPEINPPVLIGSIRLVVWDYSIPHIDLFAEPEGRGRITAYNDDVVETGTFGIPLTTASIQVHSGVWLVFSDPGYQGVLGVLEAGVYPFPETWGFPAPFVGSLRPLKMGGFKVENPNEVKAVVYEEPGFRGPCLEIESDVFSFSEGEEDDAPDQTNLDATKPKCVGSLKITGGLWVGYSLPGFEGQQHILEEGEYVDCSDWGGGPECLLSLRPIVADFMSPHLKMFSDRDFGERGINIDLTVPIINMEHTGYGLRTQSIEVINGVWVVFEEPGFCGDSYILEKGLYGSPEDWGALEPRIAAAMPVMLGDWENTSKFKVQLFSEPDFQGRILTVEDSVGSLQEGFSVASCKVLAGNWLAFEGQDFTGKMYVLEEGRYADVRAMGCTSARASIQSLQTAGFEFSLPSITLFERGALRGKRVVLTDAAVNLQLAAGCSRVQSVLVEGGMWVLYEGLNYRGAQILLKPGDVPNWRDFSGWQKIGSLRPLAQKQVHFHLKNRQTGWLMSITGELDDIKLIRIQETEETNGPEQIWAYRNGFLHCRLLEECCLSPSGTVTMAGSRVGVTPELEAQIHLWNITPEGFIQYTASGLVLEVKGGHNYDKNQVILNMLEPHKLNQRWDVEII
- the LOC117503135 gene encoding nascent polypeptide-associated complex subunit alpha, muscle-specific form-like isoform X3, giving the protein MFTTYVKGLNDMVFPTSDSPEEQPSTGVLGRIGSWFSPWRTKVAPKTPENASPSCDQSLGSAGEKQSEESVRAQAREEAQSSGSDQLGLSRDICEEGDATQSAHRGGLTVGSSEPGCGGPKEEEFAKNKRKRTGQDEEKEEGSNGTPGSRNSALIETASCLTHLTSSSVQGVALHSDQALAGRRLHVYLEETSVIHSNQDAGAQQQVVRTEVKKELQVRSKSKSSIGSEDDNTNAEPAVDTESSPTTPKDLLEPEADDMGRKNPTRRRPRKNSQGDGESSSQDSTLSKAPPEGLPASDKSRTAHQGECSGESSISSASTNNPASEASPEGGQDSSTSPDGVKDLDNITASLTHAVDGGESMDDNDSLYRVERKTETPESKRRSIKVSRSEVKLFTKNVPLRADHNLAGDKKGFGSVLKNTKDEVEGKPKPDSDTRLLGLKKIAEEPKSIIGRIADRIHFFEPQTAAGGKQTLQTPRSADVSPVRKDTEKLKSDVASSYQKSKSAECHDHDRSTSASPAREKMPTVMECARNFTEASGTVVRKAPPQKPAMTGMSKKNTRSALGTTSVSTKLDIQDELDSKARIQVPTLSETRVKPDDRDTTAVGVKPHFPKEESTKPKTNHGLEVVKTIEQEINSVKLGISAELTSNINQQPKGPGRPGTRSKRRKSKEPASPISPSSESKLEQITNQQEVILGQQEVVDNRREGASAAKQPAETVSLQSHKPRGSASDKDSLTDRNQRALKKTSQSQNTPVDLILQRDSTEKPGHVGMPELSVSKNESDTTVCSSRTTKPLDKDPIILVQKDEGAGGVMEKFPEDQLPQQIIEKTLSLVREKQVGHPESQLPVQSESQPKGEAKQPQNIDLNLNHPEIKDLTKAQKLQSEPQDLLVSSQNNAKDTALESGQRVSMTNGSVATKYEKKHTEGKVETKPVEVSAKQELESGAFGPSDLIVHIEPLNQTAITHPEMGAITKSNKALRGTINDESGREPFAGVVFTDVPKLSAQPRSETQPARTGDEPGANSVSVEKTEKFAGDSHTHGANDAEFPSSKPITKTTKAAEKVNVKGGNDTPLQIMAQVAKESSIVSDEKPFPTLMSKSVSHEGAKQDARSTSSVVESVALGDKGLGDIKKWAENHPQCEISRNAGDINIPSENFTEKINSAGRNSCAIETSDKIINTQVNELPLVAATSELPKLFTTSIVNSEPTETLKAPSHDSNTIQHSNERSPMAFEKGHRWPLISPEATEKTRQIPSTSTRSYRKEEISNKTLGTEVTQKSCIAVGDVDKVPQVHTVGTELLNSNLSQALKTPASTEISNESLDSNQKSFIKKRRLPWGRNRDSVTQDAPSSWLDVDIPKQKLKVSEPRLSSSGSESNLLDASSELDDEDFIERIKNLCAPFSLPPRKHNPLRQPQPPFAMPAIKEDHYEKTFDPEEFTFGLRQIKFSFETTTGLLAKLQSKENKPAIKPARASLADRSMLLNSLDSCSHLRDKSPVKGVEPEEKDDQPKLKSRLERSRVLSSLYSSSIRDKRNGFQEETESSSADDMSPREPPKSGPLPLTQPSSQSLMEPSLSLSPQTIPPSSGPTSVPKLIPPSLTQPSSPSLPETSSPSLTQSIPTSAPKPISPLATQPSPPSLPETRPPSLTQAIPTSAPKPISPSVTQPNPPSLPETSPPSLTQSLPRSMPKPIPPSITKPSPPSLPETSSPTLNHSIPTSMPKLMPSVTQPSPPSLPETGPPSLTQFRPTSLSQPIPPSATQPSPSPLPETSPSSLPQFSPSSVPQPLMSNPAATAPLKDKRGQQSLVSSGTADGQSTEAVVSDSCPSLPSFNDIKLPEYLEKYLHQDGAKPEQSEKGQEEAKMEDTGSMTSPVPGSELDLKGKPSLVLPDTLSFPRIPQTTHSAVSELKQQQGLVSQNVRITKGFHRRPGKMVLFEKAQFSGQEYEIYRDVADATSLQLSTLISVKIVRGCWVLYEKPDFQGRSIPLEEGCTELTNVWAESDLETQPEINPPVLIGSIRLVVWDYSIPHIDLFAEPEGRGRITAYNDDVVETGTFGIPLTTASIQVHSGVWLVFSDPGYQGVLGVLEAGVYPFPETWGFPAPFVGSLRPLKMGGFKVENPNEVKAVVYEEPGFRGPCLEIESDVFSFVQADGDTRRTKTNQTVEEFKKSAHQTPE
- the LOC117503135 gene encoding uncharacterized protein LOC117503135 isoform X1, with translation MFTTYVKGLNDMVFPTSDSPEEQPSTGVLGRIGSWFSPWRTKVAPKTPENASPSCDQSLGSAGEKQSEESVRAQAREEAQSSGSDQLGLSRDICEEGDATQSAHRGGLTVGSSEPGCGGPKEEEFAKNKRKRTGQDEEKEEGSNGTPGSRNSALIETASCLTHLTSSSVQGVALHSDQALAGRRLHVYLEETSVIHSNQDAGAQQQVVRTEVKKELQVRSKSKSSIGSEDDNTNAEPAVDTESSPTTPKDLLEPEADDMGRKNPTRRRPRKNSQGDGESSSQDSTLSKAPPEGLPASDKSRTAHQGECSGESSISSASTNNPASEASPEGGQDSSTSPDGVKDLDNITASLTHAVDGGESMDDNDSLYRVERKTETPESKRRSIKVSRSEVKLFTKNVPLRADHNLAGDKKGFGSVLKNTKDEVEGKPKPDSDTRLLGLKKIAEEPKSIIGRIADRIHFFEPQTAAGGKQTLQTPRSADVSPVRKDTEKLKSDVASSYQKSKSAECHDHDRSTSASPAREKMPTVMECARNFTEASGTVVRKAPPQKPAMTGMSKKNTRSALGTTSVSTKLDIQDELDSKARIQVPTLSETRVKPDDRDTTAVGVKPHFPKEESTKPKTNHGLEVVKTIEQEINSVKLGISAELTSNINQQPKGPGRPGTRSKRRKSKEPASPISPSSESKLEQITNQQEVILGQQEVVDNRREGASAAKQPAETVSLQSHKPRGSASDKDSLTDRNQRALKKTSQSQNTPVDLILQRDSTEKPGHVGMPELSVSKNESDTTVCSSRTTKPLDKDPIILVQKDEGAGGVMEKFPEDQLPQQIIEKTLSLVREKQVGHPESQLPVQSESQPKGEAKQPQNIDLNLNHPEIKDLTKAQKLQSEPQDLLVSSQNNAKDTALESGQRVSMTNGSVATKYEKKHTEGKVETKPVEVSAKQELESGAFGPSDLIVHIEPLNQTAITHPEMGAITKSNKALRGTINDESGREPFAGVVFTDVPKLSAQPRSETQPARTGDEPGANSVSVEKTEKFAGDSHTHGANDAEFPSSKPITKTTKAAEKVNVKGGNDTPLQIMAQVAKESSIVSDEKPFPTLMSKSVSHEGAKQDARSTSSVVESVALGDKGLGDIKKWAENHPQCEISRNAGDINIPSENFTEKINSAGRNSCAIETSDKIINTQVNELPLVAATSELPKLFTTSIVNSEPTETLKAPSHDSNTIQHSNERSPMAFEKGHRWPLISPEATEKTRQIPSTSTRSYRKEEISNKTLGTEVTQKSCIAVGDVDKVPQVHTVGTELLNSNLSQALKTPASTEISNESLDSNQKSFIKKRRLPWGRNRDSVTQDAPSSWLDVDIPKQKLKVSEPRLSSSGSESNLLDASSELDDEDFIERIKNLCAPFSLPPRKHNPLRQPQPPFAMPAIKEDHYEKTFDPEEFTFGLRQIKFSFETTTGLLAKLQSKENKPAIKPARASLADRSMLLNSLDSCSHLRDKSPVKGVEPEEKDDQPKLKSRLERSRVLSSLYSSSIRDKRNGFQEETESSSADDMSPREPPKSGPLPLTQPSSQSLMEPSLSLSPQTIPPSSGPTSVPKLIPPSLTQPSSPSLPETSSPSLTQSIPTSAPKPISPLATQPSPPSLPETRPPSLTQAIPTSAPKPISPSVTQPNPPSLPETSPPSLTQSLPRSMPKPIPPSITKPSPPSLPETSSPTLNHSIPTSMPKLMPSVTQPSPPSLPETGPPSLTQFRPTSLSQPIPPSATQPSPSPLPETSPSSLPQFSPSSVPQPLMSNPAATAPLKDKRGQQSLVSSGTADGQSTEAVVSDSCPSLPSFNDIKLPEYLEKYLHQDGAKPEQSEKGQEEAKMEDTGSMTSPVPGSELDLKGKPSLVLPDTLSFPRIPQTTHSAVSELKQQQGLVSQNVRITKGFHRRPGKMVLFEKAQFSGQEYEIYRDVADATSLQLSTLISVKIVRGCWVLYEKPDFQGRSIPLEEGCTELTNVWAESDLETQPEINPPVLIGSIRLVVWDYSIPHIDLFAEPEGRGRITAYNDDVVETGTFGIPLTTASIQVHSGVWLVFSDPGYQGVLGVLEAGVYPFPETWGFPAPFVGSLRPLKMGGFKVENPNEVKAVVYEEPGFRGPCLEIESDVFSFSEGEEDDAPDQTNLDATKPKCVGSLKITGGLWVGYSLPGFEGQQHILEEGEYVDCSDWGGGPECLLSLRPIVADFMSPHLKMFSDRDFGERGINIDLTVPIINMEHTGYGLRTQSIEVINGVWVVFEEPGFCGDSYILEKGLYGSPEDWGALEPRIAAAMPVMLGDWENTSKFKVQLFSEPDFQGRILTVEDSVGSLQEGFSVASCKVLAGNWLAFEGQDFTGKMYVLEEGRYADVRAMGCTSARASIQSLQTAGFEFSLPSITLFERGALRGKRVVLTDAAVNLQLAAGCSRVQSVLVEGGMWVLYEGLNYRGAQILLKPGDVPNWRDFSGWQKIGSLRPLAQKQVHFHLKNRQTGWLMSITGELDDIKLIRIQETEETNGPEQIWAYRNGFLHCRLLEECCLSPSGTVTMAGSRVGVTPELEAQIHLWNITPEGFIQYTASGLVLEVKGGHNYDKNQVILNMLEPHKLNQRWDVEII